The proteins below are encoded in one region of Vespula pensylvanica isolate Volc-1 chromosome 4, ASM1446617v1, whole genome shotgun sequence:
- the LOC122628668 gene encoding all trans-polyprenyl-diphosphate synthase PDSS2: MSKYKFVLNLLRNDYAIKDLYHNKYSVFMVQRNIHSSRERNIRVHESCMFAAKPIISQKPDWNKAVSEAEKIVGYPTSFLSLRWLLSDEIANVALHLRKLVGSNHPLLKTAKSLIYNGRNNMQAWGLIVLLISKAAGHLNVDDMEEDKAAGVLHSQRALAEVTEMIRTSHLIHKGLVNIAPGIYTETTELHDMTFGNKIALLSGDYLLSNSCTELANLRNQDLVELMSTVVKDLTEAEFIGRRDNQNNPLPCIPPPNRKGYAVKEWTLRNVLSAGTLLGKSCKGTLKLAGHNDDIQEQGYEFGKHLALAWQAYLDLGLFINKESAMSFNLCSAPIMFHIEHDPSILTEIDKGLESVDNVDYAKVYNIVSQGPGIELTKQLQKKHSQKATEVLSIFQESDARTALYNIIAAMGDF; this comes from the exons ATGTCCAAGTACAAGTTCGTTTTAAATCTGCTCAGAAATGATTATGCCATTAAAGATTTATATCACAATAAATACAGTGTGTTCATGGTACAGAGGAATATCCATTCttctagagaaagaaatattcgtgTACATGAATCCTGCATGTTTGCTGCAAAACCGATAATAAGTCAAAAACCAGATTGGAATAAAGCTGTTTCTGAAGCTGAGAAAATTGTGGGATATCCAACATCTTTTTTAAGTTTACGATGGTTACTCAGTGATGAAATTGCCAATGTGGCTTTACACTTAAGAAAATTAGTTGGATCTAATCATCCATTGTTAAAAACAGCCAA AAGTTTGATATATAATGGCCGTAATAATATGCAAGCTTGGggtttaattgtattattaatatctaaagCTGCTGGTCATTTAAATGTAGATGATATGGAAGAAGATAAAGCTGCTGGTGTTTTACATAG TCAACGGGCGTTAGCAGAAGTTACCGAAATGATACGTACAAGTCATCTTATACATAAAGGTCTTGTAAATATAGCTCCtggtatatatacagaaacaACTGAATTACATGACATGACATTTGGTAATAAAATTGCTTTATTAAGTGGCGATTACTTGCTGAGTAACAGTTGTACTGAATTGGCAAATCTTAGAAATCAAGAt CTTGTTGAATTGATGTCAACTGTTGTAAAAGATTTGACTGAAGCAGAATTCATTGGACGACGAGATAACCAGAACAATCCATTACCATGTATACCTCCGCCAAATCGTAAAGGCTATGCTGTAAAAGAATGGACATTAAGAAATGTATTAAGTGCTGGTACTTTACTTGGAAAATCTTGTAAAGGTACCTTAAAATTAGCTGGTCATAACGATGATATACAAGAACAGGGCTATGAATTTGGAAAACATTTAGCATTAGCTTGGCAA gCATATTTGGATCTAGggctttttattaataaagagTCAGCTATGTCTTTCAATTTATGTTCTGCGCCCATTATGTTTCATATAGAACATGACCCATCTATTTTAACAGAAATAGATAAAGGTTTAGAATCTGTAGATAATGTAGATTATGCAAAA GTATACAATATCGTAAGTCAAGGGCCTGGCATCGAACTTACAAAACAGTTACAGAAGAAACACTCACAAAAAGCGACAGAAGTTCTTAGCATATTTCAAGAAAGTGATGCTAGGACagcattatataatatcatagcAGCAATGggagatttttaa